The Herbiconiux sp. A18JL235 region GTCGGCCAGTCGCAGCGCATCCGCCGCCGTGTTGATGACGTTGGTCTCGTACCGGTTGCAGATCTCGAGCCCGAGGGTCATGCCGAGTCCCTGCGCCTCGACGGCGAGGTCTTTCAGCGTCGCCACGACGTTCGCCCGGCCCGCGGCCGAGAGCGCGTGACCGTACTTGCCGAGCGCGCTGTAGAGCGCCCCGGTGAAGTGGGTGCCGCCGAGACCGTGGGTGATCTGCAGCGAGTCGTGCAGCAGCTTGGCGCCGCGCGCCACCACCTCGGGGTCGTCGCTCGACACGTCGGCCTCGAAGGCGAGCCCGCGCGAGGTGACGATGCCGAGGCCCGCCGCGTCGAGGGCGGCGCGGGCGGCGGGAACGTCGAGGTTCGCGGCGTCGTGCAGCGAGAGCTCGAGCAGGTCGAACCCGGCGGCCTTGGTCTGGGCGATGATGTACTCGACCTCGGCGGGCGTGGTGCCGCCGGAGAAGACGAGGGCGTGCACGCCGAGCTTGTTCGTGGTCATGATGCGGTGGTCCTTCAGTCGATGGGGGTGAGTAGAGCGGATGCGGTGAGCTGCTCGCGCACGAACGCGGCGGCGGAGCGGGAGAGGTCGACGGGGTCGCTCCAGAGCGTGCGCCAGGCGCCGATCTCGTCGCGGGTCGCCGCCGAGATGACGGCGGGGGAGAACGACTCGACCGTGAGGGGGCCGCGGAAGCCGGTGTCGGCGAGGGCCCGGAACAGCCCGGCCCAGTCGAGCGACCCGGTGCCGAGCCGCCCGCGGTGGCTCTCGGAGAGGTGCAGGTACGCCAGCAGTTCGCCCGCGTCGTGCACGGCGTCGGTGAGCGAGAGCTCCTCCGTGTTGGCGTGGTAGGTGTCGAGGTGCAGCAGCGCGTTGTCGACGCCGCGAGCCTGCAGCTCGCCGATGAACTCGGCCGTCTGCGCGGCGGTGTTCAGCAGGTTGCTCTCGTAGCGGTTGACGTACTCGAGGCCGATGCGCACGTCGGCCTGACGGGCCGCCGCGGCCACCCGCTCCAGCACGGCCAGGGCGTTCGCCCGGGTGGCGGCGGTGGCGGGCCGGTCGTACTTGGTCATCGCCGAGTAGGTCACCCCGCCCACGTAGCCCGCC contains the following coding sequences:
- a CDS encoding sugar phosphate isomerase/epimerase family protein is translated as MTTNKLGVHALVFSGGTTPAEVEYIIAQTKAAGFDLLELSLHDAANLDVPAARAALDAAGLGIVTSRGLAFEADVSSDDPEVVARGAKLLHDSLQITHGLGGTHFTGALYSALGKYGHALSAAGRANVVATLKDLAVEAQGLGMTLGLEICNRYETNVINTAADALRLADDIGHDNVLIHLDTYHMNIEEDDLVRPVHLVGDRLGYVHIGENHRGYLGSGHLDFGAFFHALADISYDGPITFESFSSAVVSPTLSNDLAIWRNLWNDGPALAAHSHRYLTNIIEGTRVAL
- a CDS encoding sugar phosphate isomerase/epimerase family protein; this encodes MVVDSRIPFRRAAALPAVPLGVHAGVWVKDWSPASARFALEGSAAAGFDLVEIPAPAPVSEGSLSAAGTVALLDDTGLDAVVSLALDPASDINTTDAAASARGERRLLDAVEFAHAIGAGYVGGVTYSAMTKYDRPATAATRANALAVLERVAAAARQADVRIGLEYVNRYESNLLNTAAQTAEFIGELQARGVDNALLHLDTYHANTEELSLTDAVHDAGELLAYLHLSESHRGRLGTGSLDWAGLFRALADTGFRGPLTVESFSPAVISAATRDEIGAWRTLWSDPVDLSRSAAAFVREQLTASALLTPID